The Benincasa hispida cultivar B227 chromosome 11, ASM972705v1, whole genome shotgun sequence genome has a segment encoding these proteins:
- the LOC120091934 gene encoding probable serine/threonine-protein kinase PBL23 isoform X2 produces MEEIATYTILLKLANLTQSLSIPNLGGFLLQQRRKTSFMVTAVKQLDRNGFQGNREFLVEVLMLSLLHHPNLVNLVGYCADGDQRILVYEYMAKGSLEDHLLDIASDKPPLDWKTRMKIAEGAAKGLEYLHESANPPVIYRDFKASNILLDEEFNPKLSDFGLAKLGPTGDKSHVSTRVMGTYGYCAPEYALTGQLTTKSDVYSFGVVFLEIITGRRVIDNARPTAEQNLITWAQPLFKDRRKFTLMADPKLEGNYPVKALYQALAVAAMCLQEEASTRPLISDVVTALEYLAANKDVDSDVDDESDSGSVSGSGSASPDRSSTNGDKNVDVEDDGR; encoded by the exons ATGGAGGAAATCGCCACTTACACCATCCTTCTCAAATTAGCAAATTTGACTCAGTCTCTCTCAATTCCAAACTTGGGGGGTTTCCTACtccaacaaagaagaaaaacaagctTCATG GTAACGGCCGTGAAGCAACTTGACCGAAATGGATTTCAAGGAAACAGAGAATTCCTTGTAGAGGTTTTGATGTTGAGCCTTCTTCACCATCCTAATCTTGTGAATTTGGTTGGGTATTGTGCTGATGGGGATCAGAGGATTTTGGTTTATGAGTACATGGCTAAAGGTTCCTTGGAGGATCATCTTCTTG ATATAGCATCAGATAAGCCACCTCTGGACTGGAAGACAAGGATGAAAATTGCTGAAGGAGCGGCAAAAGGACTTGAGTACTTGCACGAATCCGCTAATCCTCCTGTGATATACCGTGATTTCAAAGCTTCAAACATATTGTTGGACGAAGAATTCAATCCAAAGCTCTCTGATTTTGGTCTTGCAAAGTTAGGTCCTACTGGGGACAAATCTCATGTTTCCACTAGGGTGATGGGAACCTATGGTTACTGTGCTCCTGAATATGCGCTTACAGGACAATTGACGACGAAATCAGATGTCTACAGTTTCGGTGTCGTGTTTCTGGAGATTATAACTGGAAGAAGGGTTATAGACAATGCAAGACCAACAGCAGaacaaaatttaattacttGG GCACAACCACTTTTCAAAGACAGAAGGAAATTTACCCTAATGGCAGATCCAAAGCTAGAAGGAAATTATCCAGTGAAGGCTCTGTATCAAGCTCTGGCAGTGGCAGCCATGTGTTTACAAGAGGAAGCGAGTACTCGACCATTGATCAGCGATGTGGTTACAGCTCTTGAATATTTAGCTGCAAATAAGGATGTCGATTCAGATGTAGATGATGAATCAGATTCGGGATCGGTATCAGGATCGGGTTCAGCTTCTCCTGATAGAAGTAGTACCAATGGAGATAAAAATGTTGATGTTGAGGATGATGGGAGGTGA
- the LOC120091934 gene encoding probable serine/threonine-protein kinase PBL23 isoform X1 — translation MNCFQCCMSEEKVSRKSLKQSIKEYHDTKTLASFANISFKSDSSRRRYITEEIKKLGKGNISAQVFTFCELTAATNNFNHKNLLGEGGFGRVYKGVFESTKQVTAVKQLDRNGFQGNREFLVEVLMLSLLHHPNLVNLVGYCADGDQRILVYEYMAKGSLEDHLLDIASDKPPLDWKTRMKIAEGAAKGLEYLHESANPPVIYRDFKASNILLDEEFNPKLSDFGLAKLGPTGDKSHVSTRVMGTYGYCAPEYALTGQLTTKSDVYSFGVVFLEIITGRRVIDNARPTAEQNLITWAQPLFKDRRKFTLMADPKLEGNYPVKALYQALAVAAMCLQEEASTRPLISDVVTALEYLAANKDVDSDVDDESDSGSVSGSGSASPDRSSTNGDKNVDVEDDGR, via the exons ATGAATTGCTTTCAATGTTGTATGTCAGAGGAGAAAGTCAGTAGGAAGTCTTTGAAACAGAGCATTAAGGAGTATCATGACACAAAAACTTTAGCCTCATTTGCCAACATTTCCTTTAAATCTG ATAGCAGTCGGCGAAGGTACATAACTGAGGAGATAAAAAAGTTAGGAAAAGGAAACATCTCTGCACAAGTTTTTACATTTTGTGAGTTAACTGCTGCTACAAATAACTTCAACCACAAAAATCTGTTGGGGGAAGGTGGTTTTGGAAGGGTTTACAAAGGCGTCTTTGAAAGCACAAAACAA GTAACGGCCGTGAAGCAACTTGACCGAAATGGATTTCAAGGAAACAGAGAATTCCTTGTAGAGGTTTTGATGTTGAGCCTTCTTCACCATCCTAATCTTGTGAATTTGGTTGGGTATTGTGCTGATGGGGATCAGAGGATTTTGGTTTATGAGTACATGGCTAAAGGTTCCTTGGAGGATCATCTTCTTG ATATAGCATCAGATAAGCCACCTCTGGACTGGAAGACAAGGATGAAAATTGCTGAAGGAGCGGCAAAAGGACTTGAGTACTTGCACGAATCCGCTAATCCTCCTGTGATATACCGTGATTTCAAAGCTTCAAACATATTGTTGGACGAAGAATTCAATCCAAAGCTCTCTGATTTTGGTCTTGCAAAGTTAGGTCCTACTGGGGACAAATCTCATGTTTCCACTAGGGTGATGGGAACCTATGGTTACTGTGCTCCTGAATATGCGCTTACAGGACAATTGACGACGAAATCAGATGTCTACAGTTTCGGTGTCGTGTTTCTGGAGATTATAACTGGAAGAAGGGTTATAGACAATGCAAGACCAACAGCAGaacaaaatttaattacttGG GCACAACCACTTTTCAAAGACAGAAGGAAATTTACCCTAATGGCAGATCCAAAGCTAGAAGGAAATTATCCAGTGAAGGCTCTGTATCAAGCTCTGGCAGTGGCAGCCATGTGTTTACAAGAGGAAGCGAGTACTCGACCATTGATCAGCGATGTGGTTACAGCTCTTGAATATTTAGCTGCAAATAAGGATGTCGATTCAGATGTAGATGATGAATCAGATTCGGGATCGGTATCAGGATCGGGTTCAGCTTCTCCTGATAGAAGTAGTACCAATGGAGATAAAAATGTTGATGTTGAGGATGATGGGAGGTGA
- the LOC120091934 gene encoding probable serine/threonine-protein kinase PBL23 isoform X3, whose translation MLSLLHHPNLVNLVGYCADGDQRILVYEYMAKGSLEDHLLDIASDKPPLDWKTRMKIAEGAAKGLEYLHESANPPVIYRDFKASNILLDEEFNPKLSDFGLAKLGPTGDKSHVSTRVMGTYGYCAPEYALTGQLTTKSDVYSFGVVFLEIITGRRVIDNARPTAEQNLITWAQPLFKDRRKFTLMADPKLEGNYPVKALYQALAVAAMCLQEEASTRPLISDVVTALEYLAANKDVDSDVDDESDSGSVSGSGSASPDRSSTNGDKNVDVEDDGR comes from the exons ATGTTGAGCCTTCTTCACCATCCTAATCTTGTGAATTTGGTTGGGTATTGTGCTGATGGGGATCAGAGGATTTTGGTTTATGAGTACATGGCTAAAGGTTCCTTGGAGGATCATCTTCTTG ATATAGCATCAGATAAGCCACCTCTGGACTGGAAGACAAGGATGAAAATTGCTGAAGGAGCGGCAAAAGGACTTGAGTACTTGCACGAATCCGCTAATCCTCCTGTGATATACCGTGATTTCAAAGCTTCAAACATATTGTTGGACGAAGAATTCAATCCAAAGCTCTCTGATTTTGGTCTTGCAAAGTTAGGTCCTACTGGGGACAAATCTCATGTTTCCACTAGGGTGATGGGAACCTATGGTTACTGTGCTCCTGAATATGCGCTTACAGGACAATTGACGACGAAATCAGATGTCTACAGTTTCGGTGTCGTGTTTCTGGAGATTATAACTGGAAGAAGGGTTATAGACAATGCAAGACCAACAGCAGaacaaaatttaattacttGG GCACAACCACTTTTCAAAGACAGAAGGAAATTTACCCTAATGGCAGATCCAAAGCTAGAAGGAAATTATCCAGTGAAGGCTCTGTATCAAGCTCTGGCAGTGGCAGCCATGTGTTTACAAGAGGAAGCGAGTACTCGACCATTGATCAGCGATGTGGTTACAGCTCTTGAATATTTAGCTGCAAATAAGGATGTCGATTCAGATGTAGATGATGAATCAGATTCGGGATCGGTATCAGGATCGGGTTCAGCTTCTCCTGATAGAAGTAGTACCAATGGAGATAAAAATGTTGATGTTGAGGATGATGGGAGGTGA